A DNA window from Impatiens glandulifera chromosome 7, dImpGla2.1, whole genome shotgun sequence contains the following coding sequences:
- the LOC124909696 gene encoding uncharacterized protein LOC124909696 produces MAREEEVFDFSSKEFTKEDLVTALNDMVIEFKNLSAIVPTRLSVHTNELSNFQTGESSETKTDESTELSYENEKLKEIVQSLTEENERSKYVMAAWKKSSEAVSQISTYQRHPKCKFGIGYKGGKSDNHKHSKELNLNKNKLPFISFVKSSSIDTEADHGLPLTKEINYAVNAETQPDQDAPQQEVDNSEFTEEIGWLDYALREREPKETEPKAKKPKVKETKGKAKKEKKQVAEKSVSQSTDTERTPIVIPSGSANRAASPNPNPTEEVPISKPADEVQNQGEHAQQPENTHNPESLTRAESSASATGRS; encoded by the exons ATGGCTAGGgaggaagaggtatttgatttttcctcTAAAGAGTTTACCAAGGAAGATTTGGTCACTGctctcaatgacatggtcattgagttcaAGAACCTATCTGCCATTGTACCGACCCGGCTAAGTGTTCACACTAATGAACTGAGTAACTTCCAAACCGGTGAATCAAGTGAAACTAAGACCGATGAATCGACTGAACTATCctatgagaatgagaagctcaaggagataGTTCAATCGCTgaccgaagaaaatgaaagatctaAGTATGTCATGGCTGCTTGGAAAAAATCCAGTGAAGCCGTAAGCCAAATTTCTACctaccaaagacatcccaaatgcaagtTTGGAATTGGATACAAAGGCGGTAAATCGGATAACCATAAACATTCCAAAGAGTTGAATCTCAACAAGAACAAGCTTCCGTTCATAAGCTTTGTTAAGAGTAGCTCAATCGATACTGAGGCAGATCATGGCCTACCACTAACTAaggaaattaattat GCGGTTAATGCTGAAACTCAGCCGGATCAAGATGCCCCACAGCAGGAAGTTGACAACTCAGAGTTTACTGAGGAAATTGGTTGGCTTGACTAT GCACTAAGAGAGAGGGAACCAAAAGAAACCGAACCGAAGGCTAAGAAGCCTAAAGTTAAAGAAACCAAGGGAAAggcaaagaaagaaaagaagcaGGTGGCTGAAAAATCGGTTAGTCAGTCAACCGACACTGAAAGAACACCCATTGTGATACCCTCCGGGTCGGCAAACCGTGCGGCCTCTCCTAACCCCAATCCGACTGAGGAGGTTCCTATTTCCAAACCGGCTGATGAAGTTCAGAATCAAGGAGAACATGCTCAACAACCAGAAAATACTCATAATCCGGAAAGCCTTACTCGTGCAGAGTCGTCGGCTAGTGCAACCGGCCGATCTTAA
- the LOC124945992 gene encoding F-box protein At4g00755-like, protein MEKIGDFIEFLGPDISSKILMCLDDPSDLVRATAVSRSWQRFVVENGLAKNLCVTLFPDLSSFIKSIQVKNIIEPVEEMLCNTLGWEYLNRNHRVYACMAHGLERSSDKSCISQAIVASSTDNYPDETIENTLEPSDRVDRRASYWSSEGEDDPTVPEALVYKLAANLCIISEIYVQPFQAYFQYGFPVYSAKSVRFKMGHPKSSREMDVLMRGEYWVGNYTNDNFVWTYTSPEFPMIQENSLQKFSLPEPVLCIGGVLQIELLGRVQRQEMDGLYYICISHVKAVGRMLSPSFEVNVMDLSGRCTLEYCPPLDQNLSESQFKDADSSEPSNFRG, encoded by the exons ATGGAGAAAATTGGAGACTTCATCGAATTTCTTGGACCTGACATATCCAGCAAGATACTCATGTGTTTGGATGACCCATCTGATCTTGTTCGTGCTACTGCAGTTTCAAGATCCTGGCAAAGATTTG TTGTTGAAAATGGTTTAGCAAAGAATCTTTGTGTTACACTATTTCCCGACTTATCGAGTTTTATCAAGTCAATCCAAGTTAAGAATATTATAGAACCAGTTGAAGAGATGCTGTGTAATACTCTGGGTTGGGAATATCTGAATCGAAATCACAGAGTCTATGCTTGTATGGCTCATGGTCTTGAACGATCCTCAGATAAAAGTTGTATCTCACAAGCAATTGTTGCTTCCAGCACTGATAATTACCCAGACGAAACCATTGAGAATACATTGGAGCCGAGCGATAGGGTTGACCGTAGAGCATCATATTGGTCGAGTGAAGGTGAAGATGATCCTACTGTTCCTGAGGCATTGGTTTATAAGTTGGCTGCAAATTTGTGTATTATCTCTGAAATCTATGTCCAACCATTTCAAG CATATTTTCAGTATGGCTTCCCTGTATATTCGGCAAAATCAGTTCGGTTTAAGATGGGACATCCAAAGAGCTCCAGGGAAATGGATGTTCTGATGAGAGGAGAATATTGGGTTGGGAACTATACAAACGATAACTTTGTGTGGACTTACACTTCGCCAGAATTTCCAATGATACAG GAGAATAGTCTTCAAAAATTCAGTCTACCCGAGCCTGTTCTCTGTATTGGTGGAGTTTTGCAAATCGAGCTTTTGGGTAGAGTTCAGAGACAGGAGATGGATGGTTTATACTACATATG CATTTCTCATGTTAAAGCTGTTGGGAGGATGCTCTCCCCCTCTTTTGAGGTTAATGTAATGGATCTATCTGGGCGGTGTACATTGGAGTACTGCCCACCACTAGATCAGAATTTGTCTGAATCCCAGTTTAAAGATGCTGATTCAAGTGAGCCAAGCAATTTCAGAGGTTAA
- the LOC124909698 gene encoding uncharacterized protein LOC124909698, producing the protein MAPTKCKTKTVIKNFLGRVSLKSTCTCLLKTKNKFNHFGLMERAMKSQFQYLLKAPTVIFSGTIIHQMLIRKSSSNSKGITFLVNGQELYWGMKEYALVTGLNFGRFPVIENWHVEECPPLVHKYFGGKTAVRVTEVQIVFLKCSEKEDAWKLGLINLIYQCLFGSDNRKSVCLKIFSMVEDMEMFLQFLWGKVSFNSTLKGIDKDMKHLRQLYVEKKETCKGNCDVAYTISGFATAFQVWTYLVMKTFVPKFADMIEEQHICPRILLFIAFRSNTNTSQEVSNALFKCNVFNKIDESEEEKRNYCGEDFEEMGDYIYDDLFEVDGRKRKIEDGSTPKPTPKRRKPIKITLAKRTEKSFSDESSQDSSRSTIRESSHVPSATSPQKKEDNSPTSQDNRVTQAQNDVKFDELRKDMKELTRDVKELKT; encoded by the coding sequence atggcaccaacCAAATGCAAAACCAAAACGGTAATTAAGAACTTTCTTGGGCGTGTTTCATTGAAATCTACTTGCACCTGCTTGTTGAAGACCAAGAACAAGTTTAATCACTTTGGTCTTATGGAAAGGGCTATGAAAAGTCAATTTCAGTATCTATTGAAAGCCCCGACTGTAATTTTCTCAGGAACAATAATCCACCAGATGTTGATCAGGAAAAGCAGCTCCAATTCGAAGGGAATAACTTTCTTAGTCAATGGTCAGGAGCTGTACTGGGGCATGAAGGAATATGCCTTGGTGACAGGCCTAAATTTTGGAAGATTTCCTGTGATCGAAAACTGGCacgttgaagaatgtccacccctAGTCCATAAATATTTTGGTGGCAAAACAGCTGTTAGAGTGACAGAGGTTCAAATAGTTTTCCTCAAATGCTCTGAGAAGGAGGATGCATGGAAGCTTGGGCTCATCAACCTTATTTACCAGTGTCTTTTTGGATCTGATAATAGGAAGAGTGTATGTTTGAAAATCTTCAGCATGGTGGAGGACATGGAAATGTTCCTTCAATTTCTATGGGGAAAGGTGTCATTCAATTCAACCTTGAAGGGTATTGACAAGGACATGAAACATCTTCGGCAGCTATATgtggagaagaaggaaaccTGCAAGGGGAACTGTGATGTTGCTTATACTATTAGTGGGTTCGCCACAGCCTTCCAAGTTTGGACATATTTGGTTATGAAGACATTTGTCCCCAAATTTGCGGATATGATCGAGGAACAACATATATGCCCAAGGATATTACTCTTTATAGCCTTCAGAAGCAACACCAACACTAGCCAAGAGGTATCCAATGCCCTTTTCAAATGCAATGTGTTTAACAAGATTGATGAGTCTGAGGAGGAGAAGAGGAACTACTGTGGggaagactttgaagaaatggGAGATTACATTTATGATGATTTATTTGAAGTGGATGGTAGGAAGAGAAAGATAGAAGATGGCAGTACTCCCAAACCGACGCCCAAGAGgagaaaaccaattaaaatcACACTAGCCAAGAGGACCGAGAAGTCATTTAGTGATGAATCTAGCCAAGACAGCTCTCGGTCTACTATTCGTGAATCTAGCCATGTCCCTTCAGCAACGAGTCCTCAAAAGAAAGAAGACAATTCTCCAACTAGCCAAGACAATCGGGTGACTCAAGCCCAGAATGATGTCAAGTTTGATGAGCTGAGAAAGGATATGAAGGAGCTGACAAGGGATGTGAAGGAGCTTAAAACTTAA